A single Metarhizium brunneum chromosome 5, complete sequence DNA region contains:
- the ARS gene encoding Arylsulfatase: MPQFLTNQRAEKPSVATAGPQPTTRPSPSSPVLPVTQGIWNKMAIPLFLLAALALAFRMANGTNHHQNGTAKPNFIFIMTDDQDLHLNSLEYQNIVQRQLIDKGTTFKKHFCTVALCCPSRVSLLTGKAAHNTNVTDVSWPYGGYTKFATQGLNEAYLPVWLQSYGYNTYYTGKLMNQHSTRTYNQPFAKGWTRSDFLLDPGTYSYLDAIMALDKNEYRSIKGQYSTDVIANRSLEFLDNALAAGKPFFLGVTPIGPHANTGFTTPIPADRHKHLFPNVSIPRSPSFNPSTPGHVNYLKNLPQLTSTQIQYSDNFYRARLQTLQAVDELVGGIVDVLEKVPEVLANTYIIYTSDNGYHIGQHRLPPGKTCNIEEDINVPFIIRGPGIAAGKEVSFPTSHTDIVPTLFKLAGIPLHEDFDGVPIAVTPEDQRRPVRKNEHVNIEYWGQGYLEGEVFGNLRGAFSKNTYKTLRLVGDKHDFMYGVWCTNEHQLYDMKADPHQMTNLYGSEEETSGYDIPALSARLDALLLTLKSCKGKVCREPWKTLFPDPKDNVRSLDNAMDTKYDDFFFNQQKKVTFSECVNGYITEYEGALEPVGYVDWDRYLSENTWADET; encoded by the exons ATGCCTCAATTCCTCACAAACCAGAGGGCTGAGAAACCCTCTGTTGCCACGGCTGGTCCTCAACCGACAACCCGACCGTCGCCTTCATCGCCAGTACTTCCAGTCACCCAAGGCATCTGGAACAAGATGGCAATACCATTGTTCTTGCTTGCGGCTCTGGCCCTCGCTTTCCGCATGGCCAACGGTACAAATCACCATCAAAATGGCACTGCAAAGCCGAACTTCATCTTCATTATGACGGATGATCAAGATCTGCACCTAAACTCTCTCGAATATCAGAACATAGTCCAAAGGCAGCTGATTGACAAAGGCACCACGTTTAAGAAACATTTCTGCACTGTCGCATTGTGTTGTCCGTCAAGGGTGTCTCTTCTTACGGGGAAGGCTGCTCACAACACCAATGTTACCGATGTGTCATGG CCATATG GCGGATACACGAAATTTGCTACACAGGGGCTCAATGAGGCGTATTTGCCCGTGTGGCTACAGAGCTACGGGTACAACACATACTACACAGGAAAACTCATGAATCAGCACAGTACTCGCACGTACAACCAGCCCTTTGCCAAAGGATGGACTCGTTCTGACT TCTTGCTTGACCCTGGAACGTATAGCTATCttgatgccatcatggccctaGACAAAAATGAGTACAGGAGTATAAAGGGCCAGTATTCCACCGACGTCATTGCGAATAGATCTCTGGAGTTCCTTGATAATGCCCTTGCTGCGGGCAAGCCTTTTTTCTTGGGTGTTACGCCCATAGGTCCTCACGCCAACACGGGGTTTACGACGCCGATTCCTGCCGACCGACATAAGCATCTATTTCCAAATGTCTCGATTCCCCGCTCCCCAAGCTTCAATCCAAGTACA CCCGGCCATGTCAACTATCTAAAGAATCTTCCGCAATTGACCTCTACACAAATCCAATACAGCGATAATTTTTATCGCGCCCGGTTGCAGACACTACAGGCTGTCGATGAGCTGGTTGGCGGCATCGTTGATGTGTTGGAGAAAGTCCCAGAAGTCCTTGCCAATACATACATCATCTACACCAGCGACAACGGCTACCACATCGGACAGCATAGATTGCCCCCCGGAAAGAcgtgcaacattgaagaggaCATCAACGTGCCCTTCATCATTCGCGGGCCCGGCATTGCCGCAGGCAAAGAGGTCTCTTTCCCGACCTCCCACACCGACATTGTCCCTACTTTGTTCAAACTCGCAGGGATCCCTCTGCACGAAGACTTTGATGGCGTCCCCATCGCAGTTACGCCCGAAGACCAAAGGCGCCCGGTGCGCAAGAACGAGCacgtcaacattgaatactgGGGTCAGGGCTACCTCGAGGGCGAAGTATTTGGCAACTTACGGGGGGCTTTTTCAAAAAACACGTACAAGACTCTCCGTCTCGTCGGTGACAAGCACGACTTCATGTACGGCGTCTGGTGTACCAACGAGCACCAGCTATACGACATGAAGGCTGATCCACACCAAATGACGAATTTGTATGGAAGCGAGGAAGAGACTTCGGGGTACGACATACCTGCCCTGTCTGCTCGTCTGGACGCCCTGCTGCTCACCCTCAAGAGCTGCAAGGGCAAAGTCTGTAGAGAGCCTTGGAAAACGCTGTTTCCTGATCCCAAAGACAACGTCCGCTCGCTTGACAATGCCATGGATACAAAATAtgatgatttttttttcaatcagcagaagaaggtgaCTTTTTCAGAATGTGTAAATGGGTACATTACGGAATATGAGGGAGCGTTGGAGCCTGTGGGCTACGTGGACTGGGATAGATATCTGTCTGAGAATACGTGGGCTGATGAGACTTGA
- the fluG_0 gene encoding Protein fluG produces MDQGFQAGAEALRRSILSTPIIDNHAHPLLKSSHIAKYPLLTIVTEAHGDALDSSRTSLAHIRAVKQLSEQLGCAATWDAVEAAIAKERRHDYAEWTRKCLSGIECILVDDGLDHEQAVEPYSYFDQFAPSPSKRILRIEQVAAKFIEFACISQTSAARAFDYAIADFEAELRGAISNPDIVGFKSVICYRTGLDIASGASESEARVAFASIFSQRQSANATRFTRLNHRALNEFIVHRLAQLIQDSKSVHKKPIQFHTGLGDNDLTLTRSSPAHLQEFARQYPTVPIVLLHSGYPFDREAGYMAAMYENVYADIGEVFPFVNRDGQESIVRHILELCPWEKIIWSTDGHWFPETFYLAIVQMREVFHTVLCKLVQKGDITWKQATHMVQDMLFNTSNKIYNLGLTLRSQLPESVPSSGATSATVESQHLLTYLSNAEKPHYIRLCWVDYTGIPRMRVIPSRQVLSTLKNNQPLSATVTKGCLGVLQNDVLIPGVGAIGEFRLQPDFSSLHHGPRDGHITIMCDFKEKDGSLVNLCPRTMLKRALGLARLQDIELWFGFEIELVLLRRSGNGGYSDHSNDGHAWSTVGAMDHEVVEKVLEPAIQQLDHAGVYVEMLHAESAKGQFEIILPKARAMEAVDTLIFARQVIASCASACGYKMTLHPKPIANACGTAAHAHISIASDDLNAGLYESFYAGVLSHLRAICAFTCSNMVSYERLRNGVWAGGTWVAWGTQNREAPLRKIENSHWELKCVDGLSNPYIATAVVVLAGLDGVQKGKGLTWRDCTTDPALLSSDERLQLGIEKKLPGSIEDALNALSEDEDLTNLLGADVVERYVAVKEAEVDLMRSMSTEDRRKWIIDRY; encoded by the coding sequence ATGGACCAAGGCTTTCAGGCTGGCGCCGAGGCCTTGCGTCGGTCAATACTCTCGACTCCGATTATTGACAACCACGCACATCCGCTGCTTAAAAGCAGTCATATCGCCAAGTATCCCCTGCTTACCATTGTGACGGAAGCTCATGGCGACGCACTCGACTCATCGCGAACCAGCCTGGCCCATATTCGAGCCGTCAAGCAGCTTTCGGAACAACTTGGATGTGCCGCGACTTGGGACGCTGTGGAGGCCGCCATCGCAAAAGAACGACGACATGACTACGCCGAATGGACTCGGAAATGCCTTTCTGGTATCGAGTGCATCCTTGTCGATGATGGCTTGGATCATGAGCAAGCTGTCGAACCCTACAGCTACTTTGACCAGTTCGCCCCCAGCCCCAGCAAACGTATCCTCCGCATTGAGCAAGTTGCCGCCAAATTTATAGAATTTGCGTGCATCTCACAGACATCGGCTGCGAGAGCATTTGACTACGCCATTGCGGATTTCGAGGCCGAGCTTAGGGGTGCAATTTCCAACCCGGACATTGTCGGCTTCAAGTCGGTCATTTGCTATCGAACGGGACTTGACATTGCATCCGGGGCCAGCGAGTCTGAGGCGCGGGTGGCGTTTGCGAGTATTTTCTCACAAAGGCAGTCAGCAAACGCTACGAGGTTCACGAGGTTGAATCATCGCGCGCTCAATGAATTCATCGTCCACCGCCTCGCTCAGTTAATCCAGGACTCCAAGTCGGTTCACAAAAAGCCCATTCAATTCCACACCGGCCTCGGTGATAATGATCTCACCTTGACACGATCTTCTCCGGCGCATCTGCAAGAATTCGCACGGCAATATCCAACAGTCCCAATTGTTCTTCTGCATTCTGGCTATCCCTTCGATCGGGAAGCAGGATACATGGCAGCAATGTATGAAAATGTATATGCTGATATCGGCGAGGTTTTCCCATTCGTCAACAGAGATGGGCAAGAAAGCATAGTACGCCACATTCTGGAGCTCTGTCCGTGGGAAAAGATCATATGGAGTACCGATGGTCATTGGTTCCCCGAGACTTTTTATCTCGCCATAGTCCAAATGAGAGAGGTGTTTCACACAGTCTTGTGCAAATTGGTGCAAAAGGGGGACATCACATGGAAACAGGCCACCCACATGGTCCAGGATATGTTGTTCAATACCTCTAATAAGATTTATAATCTCGGTCTAACGTTGAGGAGCCAACTACCTGAAAGTGTGCCATCCTCCGGAGCAACGTCAGCTACTGTTGAGTCGCAACACTTGTTGACATACCTGAGCAACGCCGAAAAGCCACATTATATACGCTTATGTTGGGTGGATTATACGGGTATTCCAAGAATGAGAGTCATACCTTCGCGACAGGTTTTGTCCACGCTAAAAAACAACCAGCCGCTCTCAGCCACTGTTACCAAGGGGTGTCTTGGCGTGCTTCAGAATGATGTCTTGATTCCTGGTGTCGGCGCAATTGGAGAATTTAGGCTGCAACCAGACTTTTCATCCCTCCATCATGGGCCACGGGATGGTCATATTACAATAATGTGCGACTTCAAGGAAAAGGATGGCTCGCTCGTCAACCTCTGCCCTCGAACCATGTTGAAAAGGGCCTTGGGCCTTGCTCGCCTTCAGGATATCGAGCTTTGGTTTGGCTTTGAGATTGAGCTTGTGCTCCTTCGCCGCTCAGGCAACGGGGGATACAGCGATCATAGCAATGACGGACACGCTTGGTCAACGGTCGGAGCCATGGACCACGAGGTAGTCGAGAAGGTGTTGGAGCCCGCAATACAGCAACTCGATCACGCCGGGGTATACGTCGAGATGTTGCACGCAGAAAGTGCCAAAGGCCAATTCGAAATAATCTTACCCAAGGCCAGGGCAATGGAAGCCGTGGACACTCTGATCTTTGCGCGGCAAGTCATAGCAAGCTGCGCAAGTGCCTGTGGATACAAGATGACATTGCATCCCAAACCGATAGCTAATGCGTGCGGCACCGCGGCCCATGCTCACATTTCAATCGCGTCAGATGACCTCAACGCAGGCCTATATGAATCATTCTATGCGGGTGTTTTGTCTCACCTGAGAGCTATATGCGCCTTCACGTGTAGCAATATGGTGAGCTACGAACGGCTTCGAAACGGCGTCTGGGCGGGAGGTACGTGGGTTGCATGGGGCACACAAAATCGCGAAGCGCCTCTTCGCAAGATCGAAAACAGCCATTGGGAGTTGAAGTGTGTGGATGGTCTTTCCAATCCGTATATAGCCACAGCGGTGGTTGTTCTAGCAGGACTCGATGGTGTTCAGAAGGGAAAGGGGCTTACCTGGCGTGACTGCACAACGGACCCTGCGTTACTTTCGTCTGACGAGCGGCTTCAGTTGGGTATTGAGAAGAAGTTGCCCGggagcatcgaggatgcttTGAACGCCCTCAGTGAAGATGAGGATTTGACAAATCTGTTGGGCGCTGATGTTGTCGAAAGATACGTGGCCGTGAAAGAAGCGGAAGTGGATTTGATGAGATCCATGAGCACAGAGGACAGGAGAAAGTGGATCATAGACAGATATTAA
- the Acer3_1 gene encoding Alkaline ceramidase 3: MGHHNIRYDGDPYSLTGVWGPPNSRANFCEEDYILTRFLAEFVNSLTNLAYVYLALRYMYGPGSRGLLSPKLDFMSISLLSLGFGSFLFHASLRQTLEFADEFSMLGLTWSMLQATLTLRQSPLRSRSISIGLAFVFITFAGFYIQSPRIIYQVIAFATGILLVILRTQYLYHWLQPAPFAKAKSRDWNSRTWKAIGVCLIGYVLWNIDLEYCATLRAVRRQVGLPWAWLFEFHGLWHVLTAIGASQFMNVAREMREEVYLEKKDK; this comes from the exons ATGGGCCATCACAATATCCGTTACGACGGCGATCCCTATTCACTGACGGGAGTTTGGGGCCCGCCCAACAGTCGCGCAAA CTTCTGTGAAGAGGACTACATTCTGACGCGGTTCTTGGCTGAATTTGTGAACTCCTTGACGAATCTTGCGTATG TATATCTTGCTCTTCGATACATGTATGGCCCTGGAAGCCGTGGGTTGTTATCACCAAAGCTGGATTTTATGAGTATCTCGCTTTTGAGCTTAGGCTTTGGGTCCTTCTTATTCCATGCGAGCCTCCGTCAAACACTGGAATTCGCCGATGAGTTCTCAATGCTTGGCCTGACCTGGTCAATGCTACAAGCCACTCTCACGCTACGACAGTCACCTTTAAGATCCCGATCCATTTCCATTGGCCTTGCTTTTGTCTTTATCACTTTTGCAGGCTTTTACATCCAGTCGCCAAGAATCATCTACCAGGTAATTGCTTTTGCAACTGGGATACTGCTGGTTATCTTACGCACGCAGTATCTATACCATTGGCTCCAGCCGGCGCCGTTTGCAAAGGCTAAAAGTCGTGATTGGAATTCGCGAACCTGGAAAGCTATAGGCGTTTGCCTGATTGGCTATGTCCTATGGAATATCGACCTGGAATATTGTGCCACGCTTCGAGCCGTGAGACGGCAAGTCGGgctgccttgggcttggctATTCGAGTTCCATGGTTTGTGGCATGTTCTGACGGCTATTGGGGCCAGTCAATTCATGAATGTAGCAAGAGAGATGCGAGAAGAGGTATACCTagagaagaaggacaagtAA